gttggaaagataattccattatctttcctacggtatctggaagcacacctaatttattctgagctaggagttatgatcgtttgaagttgacccaaaactcattcttAACTTAACCGGTTTTTCCAGATCTTTCATTCTctccaaaaatcactctttctaattctagctctttctagttctttcaaatagcgaggtgttacaaaaaGCACTTCAAGATATTATTTCACTCTTGGATCAAGTGTCATTTGCTGGTACACAAAGAAACAAGGGTTTGTGGCTCAATCAACAGTTGAAGCACAGTACATTGCTGCCTCAGGTGTTGTAAATCAAGCTTTATGGATGAGAAAAAACTTGATTGACCTGAAGTCCTTTTTGATAACAAATTTATTGGTGTCATGGTGAAGAATTCAGTCTTTCATGGAAAGATTACgcacattaaaataaaataccatGTCATTCGAGAATGTGaaaggaaaaatgaaattttgattttgtattgTTGCGGTGAAGATAAACTAACTAATATTTTTACCAAAGCactatagaaaaaaatattttatcttcttAGAGTTAAGCTTGGAGTATCCAGCAGCACTTGCATCAAAGGGAAGTGATGAAAGGTGTTATTTTGTAGGTGAGGTTAAGTGTTGTCAAGTTAGTACTTTtatcttgatattttcttgtaACTTTTGGATTATTTTGTTGTAAAGTTCTAGAATTGAGAAGATGGTTGTAATGTGTGGTAGAGCTTTATTCAAGCTTAATATAAGAAAGTATGTTTCATGATTTAAGGGATTTGACAGGCCACTTTATGTATCTTTATATGGTGTAAACGTTTATTGTACATATGAACAATTGATCAGCTCCACTTTCTCTAGATTTCCTCTCTTTTCGtgtttgttttctctttttctccttAAATACTTCATCTTCTAAGACCAAAATGGTATGCAAGCCATGACGTACTTTATATGGGCTAAAACAATCTTATCGAGCATGATTTGGTCGATTAATTAGCTTGACTATGAAGAAGTATGGCTTCCAACAAAGTAATTTATACACGATACTTTATTCCTAAAACACAgtttaacaattaaaaatgacaATGCTAATCATATACGTAGATGACATGATTACTACGaggaatgatttttttttaagaaatttctaAACTCCAGTGTCTTGTTTTTTCAACGTGCGTCTTGTTTACCAAATGGAGAAGCAAGCAAGTACAAACTGTTTTTCCCTTCTGCAACATTACCAAAGATGGCAGGCATATCGAGTTGTTGAGAAGCAACTCCATTCACAAGTTTCCAATCAAAATGGCAAAGTAACTGAGCTAGATATAACTCCATACTTGCCATACTAAAATTTATGTCTGGACAAATTCTTCTACCAGCTCTAAATGGTATGAATTGAAAATGATTTCCACTAACATCAAGTGGACTTTCATTGAATCTCTCTGGCTCAAATTTCTCAGCTTCTTCCCAATATTCTGAAGCCCTCCCTAGTGCCCACATATTCACAATACCTATTATGCACACATAGTTACCAATTAGGTTGGGTTCCTCATGATTAAACCATATATATAGATtcaaagtatttttaaaaatcagaagaaataatttgatataaagaA
This sequence is a window from Solanum stenotomum isolate F172 unplaced genomic scaffold, ASM1918654v1 scaffold26445, whole genome shotgun sequence. Protein-coding genes within it:
- the LOC125851491 gene encoding cytochrome P450 71D6-like produces the protein MSELMKNPSMMEKAQTEVREAFNGKTTIDQIDLKKRIVNMWALGRASEYWEEAEKFEPERFNESPLDVSGNHFQFIPFRAGRRICPDINFSMASMELYLAQLLCHFDWKLVNGVASQQLDMPAIFGNVAEGKNSLYLLASPFGKQDAR